A stretch of the Taeniopygia guttata chromosome 3, bTaeGut7.mat, whole genome shotgun sequence genome encodes the following:
- the LOC140683844 gene encoding uncharacterized protein: MRKAGVRQREPRMRTAWGGRTLPSVFWGFGIFGNLVFWEFGGFWGFGNLGFGILGIWGFGVRVPGIPALLSLSRIRSSSGTASKRSRDPPGSRWEFRTPPPKRLRAAPENTQKNSQNSQEIVEKAAPARRLQIPAGNPGIPTGNSGILAENSGIPERNSGIPVGNSGIPTGNSGLLAGNAGMASGNPGILSGNPGIPGIPVRSQLSVAQFYGSRNYRDPLERKRLRELLGHGEIPEKTRNSGNSDRKFRNPGGKSGDSARKSGNSARKSGNSARKGSSKGKGSSGNSRNSRLGNSRIENSQISNVENSRNSRMGNSRISGIGNSCRIPG, translated from the exons atgcgcaaAGCGGGCGTACGGCAAAGGGAACCGCGCATGCGCACTGCGTGGGGGGGGAGAACCTTGccatctgttttttgggggtttgggatttttggaaatttggtgttttgggagtttggggggttttggggatttgggaatttggggtttgggattttggggatttggggatttggggttcgggtTCCCGGGATCCcggccctgctcagcctctcccgGATCCGCAGCAGCTCCGGAACCGCCTCGAAACGGAGCCGAGACCCGCCCGG ctcccgCTGGGAATTCCGGACCCCCCCGCCCAAACGGCTCCgagcagctccagaaaacacccaaaaaaattcccaaaattcccaggaaatcgtGGAGAAAGCGGCGCCGGCCCGGAGGCTGCAGATCCCCgccggaaatccgggaattccgacaggaaattcaggaattctggcggaaaattcaggaattccagaaagaaattcgggaattccagttggaaattcaggaattccaacGGGAAATTCGGGActcctggctggaaatgcaggaatggcatcaggaaatccgggaattctgtcaggaaatccgggaattccgggaatccCGGTGCGTTCCCAACTTTCCGTGGCTCAGTTTTACGGGAGCCGGAATTACCGGGACCCCCTGGAGCGGAAACGGctccgggagctgctggggcacggAGAGATCCCGGAAAAaacccggaattccgggaattccgacaGGAAATTCCGGAATCCCGGCGGGAAATCCGGGGATTCCgccaggaaatccgggaattccgccaggaaatctgggaattctgccaggaagggcagctccaaaggcaaagggagcagcgggaattcccggaattccaggctggggaattccaggattgagaattcccagatttccaatgTTGAGAactcccggaattccaggatggggaattcccggatttccgggattgggaattcctgcagaattccaggatga